From a single Solenopsis invicta isolate M01_SB chromosome 6, UNIL_Sinv_3.0, whole genome shotgun sequence genomic region:
- the LOC105204108 gene encoding differentially expressed in FDCP 8 homolog isoform X3: MVDIKSNPPIVGENDSHYESRIRANSFGTGTSTPSSSSDYMTGEADDSSDSKGTVPFSLKSVENMLSLSKDASQEDLQEMVHKCKLMVLESAECSDERKWLVRRLIELRLRVQELRETSDENLFETRVILGHHFVPQKYYITTSSPVYCDHCSGAIWTMLQSWYMCNDCKFSCHWKCLNNVCRVCVHVVASEAGGYTHTKDICPEQGLSKQGYRCAECKVRITFIPLGIQIVTLLESAWVEPRLCDYSGLYYCQRCHWNTAMVIPARVIRNWDMEPRLVSRAAAQLLMLLEDRSVLPLEELNPKLFTLVPDLSLVKRMREEMQMMKRYLVLCVEACTQGLPWKIGLRTHMIENSGNYSIKDLIDLQSGILLDELRAAYDTMHGHITQQCELCKARGHLCEICGNDEVIYPWDASSVICQQCSAVHHRVCWAKRNHCCPRCARLQKRRALEGQSAQDDENCETDDTAKDS, encoded by the exons ATGGTAGATATAAAGAGCAATCCTCCCATCGTTGGAGAGAATGACTCACACTACGAGTCGAGGATACGAGCGAACAGTTTTGGCACGGGAACGTCGACACCATCGTCCTCCTCCGACTACATGACGGGAGAAGCGGATGACAGCTCCGATAGCAAGGGAACCGTACCGTTCAGCTTAAAATCGGTGGAGAACATGCTCTCTCTGTCTaag GACGCTTCTCAAGAGGATCTTCAAGAGATGGTACATAAATGCAAGCTGATGGTGTTGGAGAGTGCCGAATGCTCGGACGAGCGCAAGTGGCTCGTTCGACGGCTGATCGAGTTGCGTTTGCGCGTGCAAGAGCTGCGGGAGACTTCGGACGAGAATCTCTTTGAGACGCGCGTGATCCTGGGTCATCACTTTGTACCGCAGAAGTATTATATCACCACGTCTAGTCCGGTTTATTGCGACCACTGCAGCGGCGCGATCTGGACGATGCTGCAGTCGTGGTATATGTGCAATG ATTGCAAGTTCAGTTGTCATTGGAAGTGTCTGAACAACGTGTgtcgtgtgtgcgtgcatgtggTTGCCAGTGAAGCTGGCGGATATACGCATACGAAGGATATCTGTCCGGAGCAAGGCCTCTCGAAGCAGGGCTACCGTTGCGCGGAATGTAAAGTGCGAATAACATTCA TTCCTTTAGGAATACAg ATAGTAACGCTTCTAGAATCGGCGTGGGTAGAGCCTCGACTTTGTGACTACAGTGGTCTATATTACTGTCAGAGATGTCATTGGAACACAGCTATGGTTATTCCCGCAAGAGTGATTAGAAACTGGGACATGGAGCCGCGTCTGGTGTCTCGCGCAGCAGCACAGCTTCTGATGCTTCTAGAGGATCGCTCCGTACTACCACTGGAAGAATTAAATCCGAAACTGTTTACCCTGGTTCCGGATTTATCACTCGTAAAA cGGATGCGAGAGGAAATGCAGATGATGAAGAGATACTTGGTTCTATGCGTAGAAGCTTGCACTCAAGGATTACCGTGGAAGATTGGTTTACGCACACACATGATCGAGAATTCAGGTAACTATTCCATCAAGGACCTAATCGATCTTCAGAGCGGCATTCTCCTGGATGAGCTTCGCGCCGCGTACGATACGATGCATGGGCACATCACGCAACAATGCGAGCTCTGCAAAGCGAG GGGACACCTGTGTGAGATATGCGGTAATGACGAAGTAATCTATCCATGGGACGCGAGCTCGGTTATTTGTCAGCAATGCTCAGCGGTGCATCATCGCGTTTGTTGGGCTAAGCGTAATCATTGTTGCCCACGGTGTGCACGTTTACAAAAACGTCGCGCTCTAGAAGGACAAAGTGCGCAGGATGATGAAAACTGTGAAACGGACGACACCGCAAAGGACTCATAA
- the LOC105204108 gene encoding differentially expressed in FDCP 8 homolog isoform X1: MVDIKSNPPIVGENDSHYESRIRANSFGTGTSTPSSSSDYMTGEADDSSDSKGTVPFSLKSVENMLSLSKDASQEDLQEMVHKCKLMVLESAECSDERKWLVRRLIELRLRVQELRETSDENLFETRVILGHHFVPQKYYITTSSPVYCDHCSGAIWTMLQSWYMCNDCKFSCHWKCLNNVCRVCVHVVASEAGGYTHTKDICPEQGLSKQGYRCAECKVRITFTFSKGLSLSCFGSSFRNTVTLLESAWVEPRLCDYSGLYYCQRCHWNTAMVIPARVIRNWDMEPRLVSRAAAQLLMLLEDRSVLPLEELNPKLFTLVPDLSLVKRMREEMQMMKRYLVLCVEACTQGLPWKIGLRTHMIENSGNYSIKDLIDLQSGILLDELRAAYDTMHGHITQQCELCKARGHLCEICGNDEVIYPWDASSVICQQCSAVHHRVCWAKRNHCCPRCARLQKRRALEGQSAQDDENCETDDTAKDS; encoded by the exons ATGGTAGATATAAAGAGCAATCCTCCCATCGTTGGAGAGAATGACTCACACTACGAGTCGAGGATACGAGCGAACAGTTTTGGCACGGGAACGTCGACACCATCGTCCTCCTCCGACTACATGACGGGAGAAGCGGATGACAGCTCCGATAGCAAGGGAACCGTACCGTTCAGCTTAAAATCGGTGGAGAACATGCTCTCTCTGTCTaag GACGCTTCTCAAGAGGATCTTCAAGAGATGGTACATAAATGCAAGCTGATGGTGTTGGAGAGTGCCGAATGCTCGGACGAGCGCAAGTGGCTCGTTCGACGGCTGATCGAGTTGCGTTTGCGCGTGCAAGAGCTGCGGGAGACTTCGGACGAGAATCTCTTTGAGACGCGCGTGATCCTGGGTCATCACTTTGTACCGCAGAAGTATTATATCACCACGTCTAGTCCGGTTTATTGCGACCACTGCAGCGGCGCGATCTGGACGATGCTGCAGTCGTGGTATATGTGCAATG ATTGCAAGTTCAGTTGTCATTGGAAGTGTCTGAACAACGTGTgtcgtgtgtgcgtgcatgtggTTGCCAGTGAAGCTGGCGGATATACGCATACGAAGGATATCTGTCCGGAGCAAGGCCTCTCGAAGCAGGGCTACCGTTGCGCGGAATGTAAAGTGCGAATAACATTCA CTTTCTCGAAGGGATTATCATTATCTTGCTTCGGCAGTTCCTTTAGGAATACAg TAACGCTTCTAGAATCGGCGTGGGTAGAGCCTCGACTTTGTGACTACAGTGGTCTATATTACTGTCAGAGATGTCATTGGAACACAGCTATGGTTATTCCCGCAAGAGTGATTAGAAACTGGGACATGGAGCCGCGTCTGGTGTCTCGCGCAGCAGCACAGCTTCTGATGCTTCTAGAGGATCGCTCCGTACTACCACTGGAAGAATTAAATCCGAAACTGTTTACCCTGGTTCCGGATTTATCACTCGTAAAA cGGATGCGAGAGGAAATGCAGATGATGAAGAGATACTTGGTTCTATGCGTAGAAGCTTGCACTCAAGGATTACCGTGGAAGATTGGTTTACGCACACACATGATCGAGAATTCAGGTAACTATTCCATCAAGGACCTAATCGATCTTCAGAGCGGCATTCTCCTGGATGAGCTTCGCGCCGCGTACGATACGATGCATGGGCACATCACGCAACAATGCGAGCTCTGCAAAGCGAG GGGACACCTGTGTGAGATATGCGGTAATGACGAAGTAATCTATCCATGGGACGCGAGCTCGGTTATTTGTCAGCAATGCTCAGCGGTGCATCATCGCGTTTGTTGGGCTAAGCGTAATCATTGTTGCCCACGGTGTGCACGTTTACAAAAACGTCGCGCTCTAGAAGGACAAAGTGCGCAGGATGATGAAAACTGTGAAACGGACGACACCGCAAAGGACTCATAA
- the LOC105204108 gene encoding differentially expressed in FDCP 8 homolog isoform X2, with product MVDIKSNPPIVGENDSHYESRIRANSFGTGTSTPSSSSDYMTGEADDSSDSKGTVPFSLKSVENMLSLSKDASQEDLQEMVHKCKLMVLESAECSDERKWLVRRLIELRLRVQELRETSDENLFETRVILGHHFVPQKYYITTSSPVYCDHCSGAIWTMLQSWYMCNDCKFSCHWKCLNNVCRVCVHVVASEAGGYTHTKDICPEQGLSKQGYRCAECKVRITFTFSKGLSLSCFGSSFRNTESAWVEPRLCDYSGLYYCQRCHWNTAMVIPARVIRNWDMEPRLVSRAAAQLLMLLEDRSVLPLEELNPKLFTLVPDLSLVKRMREEMQMMKRYLVLCVEACTQGLPWKIGLRTHMIENSGNYSIKDLIDLQSGILLDELRAAYDTMHGHITQQCELCKARGHLCEICGNDEVIYPWDASSVICQQCSAVHHRVCWAKRNHCCPRCARLQKRRALEGQSAQDDENCETDDTAKDS from the exons ATGGTAGATATAAAGAGCAATCCTCCCATCGTTGGAGAGAATGACTCACACTACGAGTCGAGGATACGAGCGAACAGTTTTGGCACGGGAACGTCGACACCATCGTCCTCCTCCGACTACATGACGGGAGAAGCGGATGACAGCTCCGATAGCAAGGGAACCGTACCGTTCAGCTTAAAATCGGTGGAGAACATGCTCTCTCTGTCTaag GACGCTTCTCAAGAGGATCTTCAAGAGATGGTACATAAATGCAAGCTGATGGTGTTGGAGAGTGCCGAATGCTCGGACGAGCGCAAGTGGCTCGTTCGACGGCTGATCGAGTTGCGTTTGCGCGTGCAAGAGCTGCGGGAGACTTCGGACGAGAATCTCTTTGAGACGCGCGTGATCCTGGGTCATCACTTTGTACCGCAGAAGTATTATATCACCACGTCTAGTCCGGTTTATTGCGACCACTGCAGCGGCGCGATCTGGACGATGCTGCAGTCGTGGTATATGTGCAATG ATTGCAAGTTCAGTTGTCATTGGAAGTGTCTGAACAACGTGTgtcgtgtgtgcgtgcatgtggTTGCCAGTGAAGCTGGCGGATATACGCATACGAAGGATATCTGTCCGGAGCAAGGCCTCTCGAAGCAGGGCTACCGTTGCGCGGAATGTAAAGTGCGAATAACATTCA CTTTCTCGAAGGGATTATCATTATCTTGCTTCGGCAGTTCCTTTAGGAATACAg AATCGGCGTGGGTAGAGCCTCGACTTTGTGACTACAGTGGTCTATATTACTGTCAGAGATGTCATTGGAACACAGCTATGGTTATTCCCGCAAGAGTGATTAGAAACTGGGACATGGAGCCGCGTCTGGTGTCTCGCGCAGCAGCACAGCTTCTGATGCTTCTAGAGGATCGCTCCGTACTACCACTGGAAGAATTAAATCCGAAACTGTTTACCCTGGTTCCGGATTTATCACTCGTAAAA cGGATGCGAGAGGAAATGCAGATGATGAAGAGATACTTGGTTCTATGCGTAGAAGCTTGCACTCAAGGATTACCGTGGAAGATTGGTTTACGCACACACATGATCGAGAATTCAGGTAACTATTCCATCAAGGACCTAATCGATCTTCAGAGCGGCATTCTCCTGGATGAGCTTCGCGCCGCGTACGATACGATGCATGGGCACATCACGCAACAATGCGAGCTCTGCAAAGCGAG GGGACACCTGTGTGAGATATGCGGTAATGACGAAGTAATCTATCCATGGGACGCGAGCTCGGTTATTTGTCAGCAATGCTCAGCGGTGCATCATCGCGTTTGTTGGGCTAAGCGTAATCATTGTTGCCCACGGTGTGCACGTTTACAAAAACGTCGCGCTCTAGAAGGACAAAGTGCGCAGGATGATGAAAACTGTGAAACGGACGACACCGCAAAGGACTCATAA
- the LOC105204108 gene encoding differentially expressed in FDCP 8 homolog isoform X4 — MVDIKSNPPIVGENDSHYESRIRANSFGTGTSTPSSSSDYMTGEADDSSDSKGTVPFSLKSVENMLSLSKDASQEDLQEMVHKCKLMVLESAECSDERKWLVRRLIELRLRVQELRETSDENLFETRVILGHHFVPQKYYITTSSPVYCDHCSGAIWTMLQSWYMCNDCKFSCHWKCLNNVCRVCVHVVASEAGGYTHTKDICPEQGLSKQGYRCAECKVRITFITLLESAWVEPRLCDYSGLYYCQRCHWNTAMVIPARVIRNWDMEPRLVSRAAAQLLMLLEDRSVLPLEELNPKLFTLVPDLSLVKRMREEMQMMKRYLVLCVEACTQGLPWKIGLRTHMIENSGNYSIKDLIDLQSGILLDELRAAYDTMHGHITQQCELCKARGHLCEICGNDEVIYPWDASSVICQQCSAVHHRVCWAKRNHCCPRCARLQKRRALEGQSAQDDENCETDDTAKDS; from the exons ATGGTAGATATAAAGAGCAATCCTCCCATCGTTGGAGAGAATGACTCACACTACGAGTCGAGGATACGAGCGAACAGTTTTGGCACGGGAACGTCGACACCATCGTCCTCCTCCGACTACATGACGGGAGAAGCGGATGACAGCTCCGATAGCAAGGGAACCGTACCGTTCAGCTTAAAATCGGTGGAGAACATGCTCTCTCTGTCTaag GACGCTTCTCAAGAGGATCTTCAAGAGATGGTACATAAATGCAAGCTGATGGTGTTGGAGAGTGCCGAATGCTCGGACGAGCGCAAGTGGCTCGTTCGACGGCTGATCGAGTTGCGTTTGCGCGTGCAAGAGCTGCGGGAGACTTCGGACGAGAATCTCTTTGAGACGCGCGTGATCCTGGGTCATCACTTTGTACCGCAGAAGTATTATATCACCACGTCTAGTCCGGTTTATTGCGACCACTGCAGCGGCGCGATCTGGACGATGCTGCAGTCGTGGTATATGTGCAATG ATTGCAAGTTCAGTTGTCATTGGAAGTGTCTGAACAACGTGTgtcgtgtgtgcgtgcatgtggTTGCCAGTGAAGCTGGCGGATATACGCATACGAAGGATATCTGTCCGGAGCAAGGCCTCTCGAAGCAGGGCTACCGTTGCGCGGAATGTAAAGTGCGAATAACATTCA TAACGCTTCTAGAATCGGCGTGGGTAGAGCCTCGACTTTGTGACTACAGTGGTCTATATTACTGTCAGAGATGTCATTGGAACACAGCTATGGTTATTCCCGCAAGAGTGATTAGAAACTGGGACATGGAGCCGCGTCTGGTGTCTCGCGCAGCAGCACAGCTTCTGATGCTTCTAGAGGATCGCTCCGTACTACCACTGGAAGAATTAAATCCGAAACTGTTTACCCTGGTTCCGGATTTATCACTCGTAAAA cGGATGCGAGAGGAAATGCAGATGATGAAGAGATACTTGGTTCTATGCGTAGAAGCTTGCACTCAAGGATTACCGTGGAAGATTGGTTTACGCACACACATGATCGAGAATTCAGGTAACTATTCCATCAAGGACCTAATCGATCTTCAGAGCGGCATTCTCCTGGATGAGCTTCGCGCCGCGTACGATACGATGCATGGGCACATCACGCAACAATGCGAGCTCTGCAAAGCGAG GGGACACCTGTGTGAGATATGCGGTAATGACGAAGTAATCTATCCATGGGACGCGAGCTCGGTTATTTGTCAGCAATGCTCAGCGGTGCATCATCGCGTTTGTTGGGCTAAGCGTAATCATTGTTGCCCACGGTGTGCACGTTTACAAAAACGTCGCGCTCTAGAAGGACAAAGTGCGCAGGATGATGAAAACTGTGAAACGGACGACACCGCAAAGGACTCATAA
- the LOC105204108 gene encoding differentially expressed in FDCP 8 homolog isoform X5: MVDIKSNPPIVGENDSHYESRIRANSFGTGTSTPSSSSDYMTGEADDSSDSKGTVPFSLKSVENMLSLSKDASQEDLQEMVHKCKLMVLESAECSDERKWLVRRLIELRLRVQELRETSDENLFETRVILGHHFVPQKYYITTSSPVYCDHCSGAIWTMLQSWYMCNDCKFSCHWKCLNNVCRVCVHVVASEAGGYTHTKDICPEQGLSKQGYRCAECKVRITFKSAWVEPRLCDYSGLYYCQRCHWNTAMVIPARVIRNWDMEPRLVSRAAAQLLMLLEDRSVLPLEELNPKLFTLVPDLSLVKRMREEMQMMKRYLVLCVEACTQGLPWKIGLRTHMIENSGNYSIKDLIDLQSGILLDELRAAYDTMHGHITQQCELCKARGHLCEICGNDEVIYPWDASSVICQQCSAVHHRVCWAKRNHCCPRCARLQKRRALEGQSAQDDENCETDDTAKDS; this comes from the exons ATGGTAGATATAAAGAGCAATCCTCCCATCGTTGGAGAGAATGACTCACACTACGAGTCGAGGATACGAGCGAACAGTTTTGGCACGGGAACGTCGACACCATCGTCCTCCTCCGACTACATGACGGGAGAAGCGGATGACAGCTCCGATAGCAAGGGAACCGTACCGTTCAGCTTAAAATCGGTGGAGAACATGCTCTCTCTGTCTaag GACGCTTCTCAAGAGGATCTTCAAGAGATGGTACATAAATGCAAGCTGATGGTGTTGGAGAGTGCCGAATGCTCGGACGAGCGCAAGTGGCTCGTTCGACGGCTGATCGAGTTGCGTTTGCGCGTGCAAGAGCTGCGGGAGACTTCGGACGAGAATCTCTTTGAGACGCGCGTGATCCTGGGTCATCACTTTGTACCGCAGAAGTATTATATCACCACGTCTAGTCCGGTTTATTGCGACCACTGCAGCGGCGCGATCTGGACGATGCTGCAGTCGTGGTATATGTGCAATG ATTGCAAGTTCAGTTGTCATTGGAAGTGTCTGAACAACGTGTgtcgtgtgtgcgtgcatgtggTTGCCAGTGAAGCTGGCGGATATACGCATACGAAGGATATCTGTCCGGAGCAAGGCCTCTCGAAGCAGGGCTACCGTTGCGCGGAATGTAAAGTGCGAATAACATTCA AATCGGCGTGGGTAGAGCCTCGACTTTGTGACTACAGTGGTCTATATTACTGTCAGAGATGTCATTGGAACACAGCTATGGTTATTCCCGCAAGAGTGATTAGAAACTGGGACATGGAGCCGCGTCTGGTGTCTCGCGCAGCAGCACAGCTTCTGATGCTTCTAGAGGATCGCTCCGTACTACCACTGGAAGAATTAAATCCGAAACTGTTTACCCTGGTTCCGGATTTATCACTCGTAAAA cGGATGCGAGAGGAAATGCAGATGATGAAGAGATACTTGGTTCTATGCGTAGAAGCTTGCACTCAAGGATTACCGTGGAAGATTGGTTTACGCACACACATGATCGAGAATTCAGGTAACTATTCCATCAAGGACCTAATCGATCTTCAGAGCGGCATTCTCCTGGATGAGCTTCGCGCCGCGTACGATACGATGCATGGGCACATCACGCAACAATGCGAGCTCTGCAAAGCGAG GGGACACCTGTGTGAGATATGCGGTAATGACGAAGTAATCTATCCATGGGACGCGAGCTCGGTTATTTGTCAGCAATGCTCAGCGGTGCATCATCGCGTTTGTTGGGCTAAGCGTAATCATTGTTGCCCACGGTGTGCACGTTTACAAAAACGTCGCGCTCTAGAAGGACAAAGTGCGCAGGATGATGAAAACTGTGAAACGGACGACACCGCAAAGGACTCATAA
- the LOC105204109 gene encoding phospholipase A2 codes for MSRVLMCFSVLFILSIAIQFGDCENVTTNPECEGNITLSSEKTRLSPIESGLKMIMRNSFFGSKESKNDTESKGISFWGMIQKIRDKIHFIAPGTLWCGDGDIAKKETDLGFFNKTDACCREHDKCQSNMMADQTEVNLINNGIFTRSSCTCDDKFYNCLKNVNRPVAFDIGVTYFDVLGQQCYKCICPTEDCTLDDGTECKNHCKKYKWRNSLSYLKNIL; via the exons ATGTCGCGTGTACTTATGTGTTTTTCTGTGCTGTTCATCCTCAGCATCGCTATTCAATTCGGCGATTGTGAAAATGTTACCACCAACCCCGAATGTGAAGGAAATATCACACTTAGTTCCGAAAAAACTCGTCTATCGCCAATCGAATCCGGGTTGAAGATGATAATGCGTAACTCATTTTTTGgatccaaagaatccaaaaatGATACGGAATCTAAAGGCATTTCTTTCTGGGGAATGATACAAAAAATCAGGGATAAGATTCACTTTATCGCTCCAG GAACACTTTGGTGCGGTGATGGAGATATTGCGAAAAAGGAGACCGATCTCGGTTTCTTTAACAAAACAGACGCCTGTTGCAGAGAGCATGATAAGTGCCAGAGCAATATGATGGCCGACCAAACGGAGGTCAATCTCATTAACAACGGTATTTTCACAAG gTCCTCTTGTACTTGCGACGATAAGTTCTacaattgtttgaaaaatgttaatagacCAGTTGCCTTCGACATCGGAGTTACGTATTTCGATGTACTGGGACAGCAGTGTTACAAATGTATATGCCCGACGGAAGATTGCAC TCTTGATGATGGCACGGAATGTAAGAACCATTGCAAGAAGTACAAATGGCGTAACAGTCTATCGTATCTTaagaatattctttaa